The following coding sequences lie in one Zingiber officinale cultivar Zhangliang chromosome 2B, Zo_v1.1, whole genome shotgun sequence genomic window:
- the LOC122047924 gene encoding mavicyanin-like, with the protein MAKICKLTATAAAAAAPLALLLFLCHQLPCIDAFNRFTVGDEKGWIPNVNYTVWEKKHRPFHVGDWLVFYYQPKSADIVRVDEDSYDKCDASNPISNYSKGRSYAFELNHTGRYYFICSYGYCYQGMKLSINVEPLSPPASPSSSKKSSASSSSAAGAAASPLPAAIAVSLLLTLLLRLL; encoded by the exons ATGGCCAAGATCTGCAAACTAACAGccacagcagcagcagcagcagctccTTTGGCTCTCTTGCTTTTCCTATGCCATCAGCTCCCCTGCATTGACGCGTTCAACCGCTTCACGGTCGGCGACGAGAAGGGCTGGATCCCCAACGTCAACTACACCGTCTGGGAGAAGAAGCACCGCCCCTTCCACGTCGGCGACTGGCTCG TGTTTTACTATCAGCCGAAATCGGCGGACATTGTGCGAGTGGACGAGGACTCGTACGACAAGTGCGACGCGTCGAACCCGATCTCCAACTACAGCAAGGGCCGGAGCTACGCCTTCGAGCTCAACCACACCGGACGATACTACTTCATCTGTAGCTACGGCTACTGCTACCAGGGCATGAAGCTCAGCATCAACGTCGAGCCCCTCTCGCCGCCTGCCTCCCCTTCCTCCTCCAAGAAAtcctccgcctcctcctcctccgccgctgGTGCCGCCGCTTCTCCTCTCCCGGCGGCGATCGCCGTCTCGCTGCTCCTGACGCTGCTGCTCCGGCTGCTGTAG